A region of the Streptomyces durocortorensis genome:
AGGAGGCGAGCTGGGCGGCCATGGAGTTGAAGGAGTTCGAGAGGCGGGCGATCTCGTCCTCCCCGTCGACCGGGATACGTACGGTCAGGTCCTCCGTGCGCGCCACGTGTTCGACGGCCTCCGTCAGTTCGTCCACGGGGCGCAGGCCCGCCCTGGCCACCCACAGGCCTGCCGCGCCGGCGCCGACGACGCCGATGCCGCCGACGAGGGCCAGCACCCAGGCGAGCGTGGACAGCGGTGCGTCGATCTCGCTGAGCGGGCGGGCCACGGAGACCGCGAGCTGGTTGTTGGCCTGGCCGGAGCTGACCACCGGGGGCAGCTTGCGGGTGTAGACCCGCATGTCCTGTCCGGCGTCGTTCTCCGTCGTGTGCAGGGCGTCGCTCCGCTCCCCCGCCGCCACGGCCACGTCACTCGGCTGGGCGGGTACGGGGGTGGTGTTCGGAGCCGTGCAGTAGCTCCCGTTCGCCGCGACGATCTGCACGGTGTACTGGCCGGGGAACTCCTGGGCGGGCAACTGCCCGCCGCTCAGGCACGAGCTCAGCAGATCGCGCATCGGCGCGTTGTCCATCTTCGCGTCGCGCAGCGAGTCGTCGAGCTGGTCCTCCAGCTGGGCGCGGGTCACGAACCAGCACGCCACGGCCACCGCCGCCACCGCCACCGCCACCGCCGTGGCGACCAGGATCGCGAGCCGGGAGCGCAGCGGCAGTGCCCGGAAGCGGCGTACGAACCGGTTCACGGCGGGCCCGGCCTGGTC
Encoded here:
- a CDS encoding HAMP domain-containing sensor histidine kinase; the protein is MSTARPPADQAGPAVNRFVRRFRALPLRSRLAILVATAVAVAVAAVAVACWFVTRAQLEDQLDDSLRDAKMDNAPMRDLLSSCLSGGQLPAQEFPGQYTVQIVAANGSYCTAPNTTPVPAQPSDVAVAAGERSDALHTTENDAGQDMRVYTRKLPPVVSSGQANNQLAVSVARPLSEIDAPLSTLAWVLALVGGIGVVGAGAAGLWVARAGLRPVDELTEAVEHVARTEDLTVRIPVDGEDEIARLSNSFNSMAAQLASSRDRQAQLIADAGHELRTPLTSLRTNVELLARSDETGRMIPPEDRKALMASVKAQMTELAALIGDLQELARPDAAEPGPLQVVALHEVTRTALRRARLRGPELTVTEDLAPWYVRAEPAALERAIVNVLDNAVKFSPPRGTIDVRLHRGELTVRDRGPGIPAEELPHVFERFWRSPSARQLPGSGLGLSIVARTVHQAGGEITLRPAPDDGPGTVATIGLPGAPTPPPEM